The proteins below are encoded in one region of Helianthus annuus cultivar XRQ/B chromosome 2, HanXRQr2.0-SUNRISE, whole genome shotgun sequence:
- the LOC110924766 gene encoding auxin response factor 18, with the protein MITFMESKEGLKESERFLDSQLWHACAGSMIQMPPVNTKVYYFPQGHAEHAAGNVEFRDRNPQSRVPAWIPCRVGSVKFMADTETDEVYAKIGLVPVSGSGEFNCFDDEDAGSPNGGASDGQGKPTSFAKTLTQSDANNGGGFSVPRYCAETIFPRLDYSADPPVQTILAKDVHGDTWKFRHIYRGTPRRHLLTTGWSTFVNHKKLVAGDSIVFLRAENGDLCVGIRRAKRGIGGGPETSSGWNPAGGNCVVPYGGYSLVRNGNNGGGGGDLFGKAKVEADSVIQAVKQATNGQPFEVEFYPRASTPEFCVKASLVKNAMQIRWSPGMRFKMPFETEDSSRISWFMGTISSVQVADPIRWPDSPWRLLQVTWDEPDLLQNVKRVNPWLVELVSTMPAIHMSPFSPPRKKCRPSQHPDYQIEPQIPIQIPALCRPHPHLFGGPTTGLFGYQLPENLNLHHPASMQGARHTHYGLSLSDIQVNTKLNSGYSPTAMKPSHSNPSFNKAQSEPVSCMLTIGNSTTGSKEPETPKVAKTSQFLLFGQPILTEQQISQNRNVSGSGSGQETDLSPNLDTGHCKVFMESEDVGRTLDLSLLDSYEELCKKLGNMFEIERSVSPNRVRYWDSTGTRKQIGDEPFGEFMKTARRLTISTDLSNMDS; encoded by the exons ATGATTACGTTTATGGAATCAAAAGAGGGTTTGAAAGAATCCGAGAGATTTTTAGATTCGCAGTTATGGCATGCGTGTGCCGGCAGCATGATTCAAATGCCGCCGGTCAACACGAAAGTGTACTATTTCCCGCAGGGTCATGCTGAGCATGCCGCGGGAAATGTGGAATTCAGAGACCGGAACCCTCAGTCGAGGGTTCCGGCTTGGATTCCGTGTCGGGTTGGTTCAGTAAAGTTTATGGCGGATACGGAGACCGATGAGGTCTACGCGAAAATCGGGTTGGTTCCGGTTAGTGGATCCGGTGAGTTTAATTGTTTTGATGATGAAGATGCGGGTTCTCCAAACGGAGGAGCTTCGGACGGGCAAGGTAAGCCGACGTCGTTTGCGAAGACGTTGACGCAATCGGATGCGAATAACGGTGGCGGGTTTTCGGTTCCAAGGTACTGCGCGGAGACGATATTTCCGCGGCTTGATTACTCGGCGGACCCGCCCGTGCAGACGATTTTAGCGAAAGACGTTCACGGTGACACGTGGAAGTTTCGGCACATCTACCGAGGGACGCCGCGGAGGCATTTGCTCACCACAGGGTGGAGCACGTTTGTGAACCATAAGAAACTCGTTGCCGGAGATTCGATTGTGTTTCTAAGAGCGGAGAATGGCGATCTATGCGTAGGAATCCGACGGGCCAAAAGAGGAATCGGGGGCGGGCCCGAAACTTCTTCGGGTTGGAATCCGGCTGGCGGCAATTGTGTCGTCCCGTATGGCGGGTATTCGTTAGTCAGAAACGGTAACAACGGCGGTGGCGGCGGTGATCTGTTTGGAAAAGCGAAAGTGGAAGCTGATTCTGTGATTCAAGCGGTTAAACAAGCGACGAATGGGCAACCGTTTGAGGTCGAGTTCTACCCGAGAGCTAGCACGCCGGAGTTTTGCGTGAAGGCGTCCCTTGTGAAGAACGCAATGCAGATCCGGTGGTCACCGGGGATGAGATTTAAGATGCCGTTTGAAACCGAGGATTCGTCACGAATCAGTTGGTTCATGGGAACCATTTCTTCGGTCCAGGTCGCTGACCCGATCCGTTGGCCCGATTCACCATGGAGACTCTTGCAG GTAACATGGGACGAGCCCGATTTGCTACAAAACGTGAAACGGGTCAACCCGTGGCTCGTGGAACTAGTATCAACAATGCCCGCGATCCACATGTCTCCTTTCTCACCGCCCCGAAAGAAATGTAGACCATCGCAGCACCCGGATTACCAAATAGAACCCCAAATCCCGATCCAGATTCCTGCATTGTGCAGACCGCATCCGCACCTCTTTGGCGGGCCCACCACCGGACTTTTCGGTTACCAACTCCCGGAGAATCTGAACCTTCATCATCCTGCTAGCATGCAGGGAGCCAGGCACACACATTATGGTTTATCTCTCTCAGATATCCAAGTCAATACCAAACTCAATTCGGGTTATTCCCCGACCGCAATGAAACCCTCCCACTCCAACCCGTCGTTCAACAAAGCCCAATCCGAGCCCGTTTCATGTATGTTAACAATCGGGAACTCAACCACGGGCTCGAAAGAGCCCGAAACTCCTAAAGTAGCTAAAACATCTCAGTTTTTACTCTTCGGTCAGCCCATTCTTACCGAGCAACAAATCTCTCAGAACCGGAACGTGTCAGGGTCCGGATCGGGCCAAGAAACGGACCTGAGCCCGAACCTTGATACGGGCCACTGTAAGGTTTTCATGGAGTCCGAAGATGTAGGCCGAACACTTGATCTCTCATTGCTCGATTCCTACGAAGAGTTATGTAAGAAACTCGGTAACATGTTCGAAATCGAAAGATCTGTAAGCCCGAATCGCGTTCGTTACTGGGATTCGACCGGAACCCGAAAACAGATTGGGGATGAACCATTTGG TGAGTTTATGAAGACAGCAAGAAGGTTAACAATATCAACGGATTTGAGCAATATGGATTCttaa